TACTAGTGGTAATACAGGTATTGGTCTTGGTTTTGCAGCTGCAGCTAAGGGTTATAAATTAATTTTAACAATGCCTGAAACAATGTCAATTGAAAGAAGGAAACTATTGGCTATTTTTGGTGCTGAAATTGTTTTAACATCTGGAGAAAAGGGAATGGGTGGAGCTATTGAAAAAGCTGATGAGCTTGAAAGAGAAACTTCAGGGGGAATTATTTTACATCAATTTGATAATCCTGCTAATGTTGATATTCACTCTAAAACTACTGCTCAAGAAATTTTAAGAGATACAGATGGAAATGTTGATATAGTTGTTGTGTGTGTTGGAACAGGAGGGACTATTACTGGAATAGGTAAAGCATTAAAAAAAGTAATTCCTAATGTTAAAATTGTTGCAGTAGAACCTAAAGACTCTCAAACATTAGCTAAGGGTGAAAAAGGATCTCATAAAATACAAGGTATTGGTGCAGGTTTTGTTCCATCTATTTATGATGCTGATGTAGTTGATGAGATTATTCCAGTATCTAATGAGGATGCAGGTGAAACTTTAGTCAATTTAGCTAAAAAAGAAGGAATATTTTCTGGAATTTCATCTGGTGCTGCTACATGGGCAGCATTAGAATTAGCTCAACGAGAAGAAAATAAAGATAAAAGAATAATTGCAATACTACCTGATAATGGTGAGAGATATTTATCTGTTGATTGGTTATTTGAGGCACTTTCAAAAACTTAAGTGATTTGAATTTTTATTAAATTTTCGTGTTGAGATTTTTTCTCTTTTTATTTTTCTTTATTTTTAATTTAAAAGTAGTAAATTTAATATATTAGATGAAGCTAATATATTAATATGTTTAAATCAAATA
Above is a genomic segment from Methanobrevibacter oralis containing:
- the cysK gene encoding cysteine synthase A → MANIPELKRGVLDSVVDAIGNTPIVKLNNLTKNLDAEVDVKMESFNPTGSIKDRVAVSMIEDAEKKGLLNKDSVIIEPTSGNTGIGLGFAAAAKGYKLILTMPETMSIERRKLLAIFGAEIVLTSGEKGMGGAIEKADELERETSGGIILHQFDNPANVDIHSKTTAQEILRDTDGNVDIVVVCVGTGGTITGIGKALKKVIPNVKIVAVEPKDSQTLAKGEKGSHKIQGIGAGFVPSIYDADVVDEIIPVSNEDAGETLVNLAKKEGIFSGISSGAATWAALELAQREENKDKRIIAILPDNGERYLSVDWLFEALSKT